One Nerophis ophidion isolate RoL-2023_Sa linkage group LG06, RoL_Noph_v1.0, whole genome shotgun sequence genomic region harbors:
- the tspan31 gene encoding tetraspanin-31 isoform X2, translating to MVCGGFTCSKNALCSLNVVYMLVGLLLIGVAAWGKGFGLVSSIHIIGGVIAVGVFLLLIAIVGLIGAIHHHQVMLFFYMVILFIVFLFQFGVSCSCLAMNRGQQEVFLNSTWGMLENKTKTDLESQLNCCGLLNVTSSRVQFEQDLQNCPALCKKASSCFTCGDMMLNHASEALKILGGVGLFFSFTEFCVQVDES from the exons ATGGTGTGCGGGGGGTTCACTTGTTCGAAAAATGCTCTGTGTTCCTTGAACGTGGTGTACATG CTGGTCGGCCTGCTGCTGATTGGTGTGGCAGCATGGGGGAAAGGCTTCGGTCTGGTCTCGAGCATTCACATCATCGGTGGTGTGATCGCAGTGGGCGTCTTCCTTCTGCTCATCGCCATTGTGGGCCTCATCGGAGCAATACACCACCACCAAGTCATGCTTTTCTTT TACATGGTCATTCTTTTCATTGTCTTCCTCTTTCAATTTGGCGTCTCTTGTTCTTGTTTAGCAATGAACCGTGGTCAGCAG GAGGTATTTCTGAATTCAACGTGGGGAATGTTGGAAAATAAAACCAAAACCGACTTGGAGAGTCAGCTGAACTGCTGCGGGCTGCTAAATGTCACCAGCAGTCGAGTGCAGTTTGAGCAGGATCTACAAAACTGTCCTGCT TTATGCAAGAAAGCTAGTTCTTGTTTCACCTGCGGCGATATGATGCTGAATCATGCCAGTGAAGCTCTCAAGATTCTCGGAGGTGTTGGACTCTTCTTCAGCTTCACAGAG ttctgtgtgcaggtcgacgaatcatga
- the tspan31 gene encoding tetraspanin-31 isoform X1, translating to MVCGGFTCSKNALCSLNVVYMLVGLLLIGVAAWGKGFGLVSSIHIIGGVIAVGVFLLLIAIVGLIGAIHHHQVMLFFYMVILFIVFLFQFGVSCSCLAMNRGQQEVFLNSTWGMLENKTKTDLESQLNCCGLLNVTSSRVQFEQDLQNCPALCKKASSCFTCGDMMLNHASEALKILGGVGLFFSFTEILGVWLAVRYRNQKDPRANPSAFL from the exons ATGGTGTGCGGGGGGTTCACTTGTTCGAAAAATGCTCTGTGTTCCTTGAACGTGGTGTACATG CTGGTCGGCCTGCTGCTGATTGGTGTGGCAGCATGGGGGAAAGGCTTCGGTCTGGTCTCGAGCATTCACATCATCGGTGGTGTGATCGCAGTGGGCGTCTTCCTTCTGCTCATCGCCATTGTGGGCCTCATCGGAGCAATACACCACCACCAAGTCATGCTTTTCTTT TACATGGTCATTCTTTTCATTGTCTTCCTCTTTCAATTTGGCGTCTCTTGTTCTTGTTTAGCAATGAACCGTGGTCAGCAG GAGGTATTTCTGAATTCAACGTGGGGAATGTTGGAAAATAAAACCAAAACCGACTTGGAGAGTCAGCTGAACTGCTGCGGGCTGCTAAATGTCACCAGCAGTCGAGTGCAGTTTGAGCAGGATCTACAAAACTGTCCTGCT TTATGCAAGAAAGCTAGTTCTTGTTTCACCTGCGGCGATATGATGCTGAATCATGCCAGTGAAGCTCTCAAGATTCTCGGAGGTGTTGGACTCTTCTTCAGCTTCACAGAG ATTTTGGGAGTTTGGCTGGCAGTGCGGTACAGGAATCAGAAGGATCCACGAGCAAACCCAAGTGCTTTCCTATAG